In Aphelocoma coerulescens isolate FSJ_1873_10779 chromosome 3, UR_Acoe_1.0, whole genome shotgun sequence, a single window of DNA contains:
- the CCT4 gene encoding T-complex protein 1 subunit delta, translated as MPESAPGRAPGGAGSRAKGAYQDRDKPAQIRFSNIAAGKAVADAIRTSLGPKGMDKMIQDAKGDVTITNDGATILKQMQVLHPAAKMLVELSKAQDIEAGDGTTSVVVIAGALLDACSRLLQKGIHPTIISESFQKALDKGIEVLTNMAQPVELSDRETLLNSATTSLNSKVVCQYSSLLSPMSVDAVMKVIDPATANSVDLRDIKIVKKLGGTIDDCELVEGLVLTQKVANTGVTRVEKAKIGLIQFCLSAPKTDMDNQIVVSDYAQMDRVLREERAYILNLVKQIKKAGCNVLLIQKSILRDALSDLALHFLNKVKIMVVKDIEREDIEFICKTIGTKPVAHIDQFTPDMLGSAELAEEVNLNGSGKLIKITGCTNPGKTVSIVVRGSNKLVLEEAERSIHDALCVIRCLVKKRALIAGGGAPEIELALRLNEYARTLKGMESYCVRAYGDALEVIPSTLAENAGLNPISTVTELRNRHAQGEKTAGINVRKGGISNILEELVVQPLLVSLSALTLATETVRSILKIDDVVNTRG; from the exons ATGCCCGAGAGCGCGCCCGGCAGAGCCCCCGGCGGGGCCGGCAGCAGGGCCAAGGGCGCCTACCAGGACCGCGACAAGCCCGCCCAGATCCGCTTCAGCAACATCGCCGCCGGCAAAG cTGTTGCCGATGCAATTAGGACGAGCCTTGGACCAAAGGGAATGGATAAAATG ATTCAGGATGCTAAGGGAGATGTGACAATCACGAATGACGGTGCCACCATCCTGAAACAAATGCAGGTTCTGCACCCTGCAGCCAAAATG TTGGTAGAGCTCTCAAAAGCACAAGATATTGAAGCTGGTGATGGCACAACCTCTGTTGTTGTCATTGCTGGAGCTCTCTTGGATGCCTGTTCCAGACTCCTTCAGAAAg GAATTCACCCCACCATCATTTCAGAGTCATTCCAGAAGGCTCTGGATAAAGGTATCGAGGTGTTGACCAACATGGCCCAGCCCGTGGAGCTCAGTGACAGGGAGACCCTGCTGAACAGCGCAACAACTTCCCTCAACTCCAAG GTTGTGTGCCAGTATTCTAGTTTACTTTCTCCAATGAGCGTGGATGCAGTAATGAAGGTGATTGACCCAGCTACAGCCAATAGTGTGGACCTCAGAGATATTAAAATTGTGAAGAAGTTGGG AGGCACAATTGATGATTGTGAACTGGTTGAGGGACTCGTCCTGACTCAGAAGGTGGCAAATACCGGTGTAACCAGAGTggaaaaagccaaaattggCCTCATTCAGTTCTGCTTGTCTGCTCCAAAAACAGAT atgGACAACCAGATAGTTGTTTCTGATTATGCTCAAATGGACAGGGTGCTGCGTGAGGAGAGGGCCTACATCCTGAACTTGGTGAAGCAGATCAAGAAGGCTGGGTGCAACGTGCTGCTCATTCAGAAGTCCATTCTGCG GGATGCTCTCAGTGACCTGGCCCTCCATTTTCTGAACAAAGTTAAGATCATGGTGGTTAAAGACATTGAAAGAGAGGACATTGAGTTTATATGTAAG ACAATTGGAACTAAGCCTGTGGCTCACATTGACCAGTTCACCCCTGACatgctgggctctgctgagctGGCAGAGGAGGTCAACTTGAACGGTTCTGGGAAACTAATAAAG ATCACAGGCTGCACAAACCCTGGGAAAACGGTGAGCATCGTGGTACGTGGATCCAACAAACTCGTCCTGGAGGAAGCCGAGCGCTCCATTCACGATGCCCTGTGTGTCATAAGGTGCTTAGTGAAGAAAAG GGCTTTGATTGCTGGTGGTGGAGCCCCGGAGATCGAGCTGGCGCTGCGGCTGAACGAGTACGCACGGACACTGAAGGGGATGGAGTCCTACTGTGTCCGTGCCTACGGGGATGCACTCGAGGTCATTCCCTCCACCCTGGCTGAGAACGCAGGGCTCAATCCCATTTCCACGGTAACAGAGCTCAGAAATAGACATGcccaaggagagaaaacagctGGCATTAACGTCAGAAAG GGTGGCATTTCCAAcatcctggaggagctggtcGTGCAGCCTCTGCTGGTGTCTTTGAGTGCACTGACCCTCGCAACAGAAACCGTGCGCAGCATTCTCAAGATTGACGATGTG GTGAACACTCGAGGGTAA